One window of the Thermasporomyces composti genome contains the following:
- a CDS encoding LppX_LprAFG lipoprotein — translation MRRWSTLLISLLLGVCLGCSTEPPPDPKETLALAKKRLDAARTVRFDLSSEDLPKTGVVLVSGGGVAKRPLAFRGRFRVATGGVAVTVSVVSVDGTLYARLPLTDRFVATRPERLGIPDPASLLHPERGLSSFLTQATHVRSVGKSRSGREVVEELRARLPARVLGRLLHVADPSATFHARFFVDEGTGQLRRASFRGPFYDATTPTTYTVVLDRYDEPATITRPR, via the coding sequence GTGCGTCGATGGTCCACCCTGCTGATCTCGCTGCTGCTCGGCGTGTGCCTCGGCTGTTCGACGGAACCGCCACCGGACCCGAAGGAGACCCTCGCCCTCGCGAAGAAGCGGTTGGACGCGGCCCGGACCGTGCGCTTCGACCTCTCCAGCGAGGACCTGCCGAAGACCGGCGTCGTCCTGGTGAGTGGCGGCGGCGTCGCCAAACGTCCGCTGGCGTTCCGTGGTCGGTTCCGCGTCGCGACCGGTGGCGTCGCGGTGACCGTCTCCGTGGTGTCGGTGGACGGCACCTTGTACGCGCGGCTGCCGCTCACCGACCGGTTCGTTGCCACACGGCCCGAGCGGCTCGGGATCCCTGATCCCGCCTCCCTCCTGCACCCCGAGCGCGGGCTGTCGTCGTTTCTGACCCAGGCCACGCACGTGCGCAGCGTCGGCAAGTCGCGGTCCGGGCGGGAGGTGGTCGAGGAGCTGAGGGCCCGCCTGCCCGCACGCGTCCTCGGTCGGCTCCTCCACGTCGCCGACCCGTCCGCCACGTTCCACGCTCGCTTCTTCGTCGACGAGGGCACCGGGCAGCTTCGTCGCGCGAGCTTCCGTGGGCCGTTCTACGACGCCACGACCCCGACCACCTACACCGTCGTGCTGGATCGGTACGACGAACCGGCGACCATCACCAGACCGCGGTGA